Sequence from the Thermocoleostomius sinensis A174 genome:
TAAGCGAGATTGTTGGGTGATAGCTGAATCAAGGCTCAAAGGAGACAAGCCCCGCGCTTGGCGATATTGATTAATTCGTTCAAACACTGCCTGTTCTATGGCTACCGTTTCATTCGTTGAGGAAATCGAGCTAATTTGGTGGGGGCGAGACGGACTAGTTGCCATCGCAGCCGATCGTTCTAAAGCACTGAACCACAGAAGAGGCAGGACGCCTCCGCACAGGGTCAAAGTGGTGAGCAAGCGTGACTTCAGCATCCAGGTTCTCCTAGAAAATTGTTCAAATCAGTGCAACTTCACTGAGGTTGATTTTGTCCTAGGAGATTATAAGGAGGGAGACGATCGAAAATCTTGCTCTCGATCACAGTTCATCTATCTTTCTATAGGTTTTTAAGTTTTTTGGCGTTCAATCAATCTATTGAAGTTCTATTACAAGGTCATAGGGGTCAGCATGGCGTTGCTGAACAGAAATATAATTCTTGTGCTGGCGCTTCTTGCAGTCCTCACCCTGTCCCTCTCGCAAAGGAAAGGGAACAATAAGTCTGGCTCCCTGCCCCCTAGGGAAAAGGGTTGGGGATGCGGGCAATTCACATCTGCGTTCAGCAACGCCGGGGTCAGCATCCCTAAAGCTCGGAATTTAAGTGTTTTGCCACGGTTTGCACATCTTTGTCGCCTCGCCCAGAACAGTTGATGACAATGCGAGGGCTGCCAGCAAGTTGGGGACAGAGCACGTCTAAATAGGCGATCGCGTGGGCAGTTTCAAGGGCTGGAATAATACCTTCTAAGCGCGACAACCGTTGCAGTCCTTCTAAGGCTTCGCGATCGGTCACACTGTAGTATTCTGCTCGACCCAAATCTTTTAAATAGCTATGTTCTGGACCCACACCGGGATAATCTAAGCCAGCGCTGATGGAATAGGGTTCAATGACCTGTCCGTCTTCGTCTTGCAGCAAATAGCTCATGGCTCCGTGCAGAACACCAACCCGCCCTCTGGTTAACGTGGCAGCATGTTTTTCAGACTGTAAGCCTTCCCCCCCCGCTTCAATGCCAATCATGCGCACGCCAGCGTCTTCGACAAACTCATGGAACAGTCCCATCGCATTAGAACCGCCACCGACACACGCCAGCAGAATATCCGGCAAGCCGTTCCATGCCGCTTGGCACTGTCGCCGCGTTTCCTGTCCAATAATGGCTTGGAAATCGCGCACAATCATCGGGTATGGATGTGGTCCGGCGACTGATCCCAAAATATAGTGTGTAGTTTCTACATTTGTCACCCAATCGCGAATGGCTTCCGATGTAGCATCTTTCAAGGTTCCGGTTCCCGCTGCCACAGGACGAACTTC
This genomic interval carries:
- the trpB gene encoding tryptophan synthase subunit beta, which produces MLTTDSQAPSPSIAPRPDSQGRFGQFGGKYVPETLMPALSELETAFHQYCNDPDFEQEFQGLLRDYVGRPSPLYFAERLTQYYARPDGTGAQIYLKREDLNHTGAHKINNALGQVLLAKRMGKQRIIAETGAGQHGVATATVCARFGLDCVIYMGVHDMERQSLNVFRMRLMGAEVRPVAAGTGTLKDATSEAIRDWVTNVETTHYILGSVAGPHPYPMIVRDFQAIIGQETRRQCQAAWNGLPDILLACVGGGSNAMGLFHEFVEDAGVRMIGIEAGGEGLQSEKHAATLTRGRVGVLHGAMSYLLQDEDGQVIEPYSISAGLDYPGVGPEHSYLKDLGRAEYYSVTDREALEGLQRLSRLEGIIPALETAHAIAYLDVLCPQLAGSPRIVINCSGRGDKDVQTVAKHLNSEL